The following proteins come from a genomic window of Pseudomonas hygromyciniae:
- the urtD gene encoding urea ABC transporter ATP-binding protein UrtD has protein sequence MRVTATDQFMLEPIIEPNRDQGTSRDAIGLGQAAGKGLNTRHGTILTLEDISVSFDGFKALNDLNLYIGVGELRCIIGPNGAGKTTLMDVITGKTRPSHGKAWFGETLDLTRMSEVQIAQAGIGRKFQKPTVFEALSVFENLELAQKTDKSVWASLRARLSGEQKDRIEEVLDTIRLSASAQRPAGLLSHGQKQFLEIGMLLMQDPQLLLLDEPVAGMTDAETEFTAELFKRLAGKHSLMVVEHDMGFVGSIADHVTVLHQGSVLAEGSLEQVQENERVIEVYLGR, from the coding sequence ATGAGAGTCACGGCAACCGACCAGTTCATGCTCGAACCGATCATCGAACCGAACCGCGACCAGGGCACCAGCCGCGATGCCATCGGCCTCGGCCAGGCCGCCGGCAAAGGCCTGAACACCCGCCACGGCACGATCCTGACCCTGGAAGACATCAGCGTCAGCTTCGACGGTTTCAAGGCCCTCAACGACTTGAACCTGTACATCGGCGTTGGCGAGCTGCGCTGCATCATCGGCCCCAACGGCGCGGGCAAGACCACGTTAATGGACGTGATTACCGGCAAGACCCGCCCCAGCCACGGCAAAGCCTGGTTCGGCGAAACCCTGGACCTGACCCGCATGAGCGAAGTGCAGATCGCCCAGGCCGGCATCGGCCGCAAGTTCCAGAAACCCACGGTATTCGAGGCCCTGAGCGTGTTCGAGAACCTGGAGCTGGCGCAAAAGACCGACAAATCGGTCTGGGCCAGCCTGCGCGCCCGCCTGAGCGGTGAACAGAAGGACCGCATCGAAGAGGTGCTCGACACCATCCGCCTTAGCGCGTCGGCACAACGCCCGGCCGGCTTGCTGTCCCACGGCCAGAAGCAGTTCCTGGAGATCGGCATGCTGCTGATGCAAGACCCGCAACTGCTGCTGCTCGACGAGCCGGTGGCCGGCATGACCGACGCCGAGACCGAGTTCACCGCCGAACTGTTCAAGCGCCTGGCGGGCAAGCATTCGCTGATGGTGGTGGAGCACGACATGGGCTTTGTCGGCTCGATTGCCGACCATGTGACGGTGCTGCACCAGGGCAGCGTGCTGGCGGAAGGGTCGCTGGAACAGGTGCAGGAAAACGAGCGCGTCATCGAGGTGTATCTCGGTCGCTAA
- the urtE gene encoding urea ABC transporter ATP-binding subunit UrtE codes for MLQVDKLHQYYGGSHILRGLSFDVKVGEVTCLLGRNGVGKTTLLKCLMGLLPAKEGVVNWEGKAITGFKPHQRVHAGIAYVPQGREIFGRLTVEENLLMGLSRFPGSEAKQVPAFIYELFPVLLQMKHRRGGDLSGGQQQQLAIGRALASRPRLLILDEPTEGIQPSVIKEIGAVIKKLAERGDMAILLVEQFYDFAAELADQYLVMSRGEIVQQGRGENMEAEGVRGLVTI; via the coding sequence ATGCTGCAAGTCGACAAATTGCACCAGTACTACGGTGGCAGCCATATCCTGCGCGGCCTGTCCTTTGACGTGAAAGTCGGTGAAGTCACCTGCCTGCTGGGGCGTAATGGCGTGGGCAAGACCACCCTGCTCAAATGCCTGATGGGCCTGTTGCCCGCCAAGGAAGGCGTGGTGAACTGGGAAGGCAAAGCCATCACCGGTTTCAAGCCGCACCAGCGGGTACACGCCGGCATTGCCTACGTGCCCCAGGGCCGGGAGATTTTCGGCCGGCTGACGGTGGAAGAAAACCTGCTGATGGGCCTGTCGCGCTTTCCCGGCAGCGAAGCCAAGCAAGTCCCGGCATTTATCTACGAGCTGTTCCCGGTGCTGCTGCAGATGAAGCACCGGCGCGGAGGCGATCTGTCTGGCGGCCAGCAACAACAACTGGCCATCGGCCGCGCCCTGGCCAGCCGTCCGCGCCTGCTGATCCTCGACGAACCCACCGAAGGCATCCAGCCCTCGGTGATCAAGGAGATCGGCGCGGTGATCAAAAAACTCGCCGAGCGCGGCGACATGGCGATTTTGCTGGTGGAGCAGTTCTACGACTTCGCCGCCGAGCTGGCCGATCAATACCTGGTGATGTCCCGGGGGGAAATCGTCCAGCAAGGCCGTGGTGAAAATATGGAGGCCGAGGGTGTACGCGGCCTGGTTACCATCTAA
- a CDS encoding urease subunit beta, whose translation MIPGQYQIQPGDIELNLGRRTLSLSVANSGDRPIQVGSHYHFFETNDALTFDRALSRGMRLNIPAGTAVRFEPGQSREVELVELAGLRRVFGFAGKIMGDL comes from the coding sequence ATGATTCCTGGCCAATACCAGATCCAGCCTGGCGACATCGAACTGAACCTGGGCCGGCGCACCTTGAGCCTGAGCGTGGCCAACAGCGGCGACCGGCCGATCCAGGTCGGCTCCCACTACCACTTTTTCGAGACCAACGACGCACTGACCTTTGATCGCGCCCTCAGCCGCGGCATGCGCCTGAACATCCCGGCAGGCACGGCGGTGCGGTTCGAGCCGGGGCAGAGCCGCGAGGTGGAGTTGGTGGAGCTGGCGGGGTTGCGCCGGGTGTTCGGGTTTGCCGGGAAGATCATGGGTGATCTTTAG
- a CDS encoding GNAT family N-acetyltransferase: MSAAQLRRVNTESFAHYRQGLIELLLDAVQHGASVGFMADLDAAQARDYFDGVQAGIEDASLLLWVVVRDEQVLASVQLALCQKANGLNRAEVQKLLVRNDARRHGLGQQLMSALELCARQHKRGLLYLDTEAGSPAEAFYQALRYTKVGELPDYCQSPDGRYSPTAIYYKTLGQPA; the protein is encoded by the coding sequence ATGAGCGCCGCCCAACTGCGTCGAGTGAATACCGAAAGTTTTGCCCATTACCGCCAGGGCTTGATTGAACTGTTGCTGGACGCCGTGCAGCACGGCGCATCGGTGGGTTTCATGGCCGATCTCGACGCGGCCCAGGCCCGCGACTATTTCGACGGCGTACAGGCCGGCATCGAGGACGCCAGCCTGCTGCTGTGGGTGGTGGTGCGCGATGAACAGGTGCTGGCCAGCGTACAACTGGCGCTGTGCCAGAAGGCCAACGGCCTCAACCGTGCCGAGGTGCAAAAGCTGCTGGTGCGCAATGACGCCCGACGCCACGGCCTCGGCCAGCAATTGATGAGCGCCCTGGAGCTGTGCGCGCGCCAGCACAAGCGCGGCCTGCTGTACCTGGACACCGAAGCCGGCTCCCCCGCCGAAGCCTTCTACCAGGCGCTGCGCTACACCAAGGTCGGCGAATTGCCGGACTACTGCCAAAGCCCGGACGGGCGCTACAGCCCGACCGCCATCTACTACAAGACCCTGGGGCAACCTGCATGA
- a CDS encoding urease subunit gamma → MDLTPREKDKLLIFTAGLVAERRLARGVKLNYPETIAYISAALLEGARDGRTVADLMHFGTTLLSREQVMEGIPEMIPDIQVEATFPDGTKLVTVHQPIA, encoded by the coding sequence ATGGACCTGACCCCACGGGAAAAAGACAAACTGCTGATCTTCACCGCAGGCCTGGTGGCCGAGCGCCGCCTGGCGCGCGGGGTGAAGCTCAATTACCCGGAAACCATCGCCTACATTTCCGCCGCCCTGCTCGAAGGCGCGCGCGATGGGCGCACCGTAGCCGACCTGATGCACTTTGGCACCACCCTGCTCAGTCGCGAGCAAGTGATGGAAGGCATCCCGGAGATGATCCCGGATATCCAGGTCGAAGCCACCTTCCCCGACGGCACCAAACTGGTGACTGTCCACCAACCCATCGCCTGA
- the ureC gene encoding urease subunit alpha, which translates to MKISRQAYADMFGPTVGDKVRLADTELWIEVEQDFTTYGEEVKFGGGKVIRDGQGQGQLLAADVVDTVITNALIIDHWGIVKADVGLKNGRIAGIGKAGNPDIQPGVTLAIGASTEVIAGEGMILTAGGIDTHVHFICPQQIEEALTSGVTTMIGGGTGPATGTNATTCTSGPWHLARMLQASDAFPMNIGFTGKGNASLPEPLIEQVKAGAIGLKLHEDWGTTPASIDNCLSVADEYDVQVAIHSDTLNESGFVETTLAALKGRTIHTYHTEGAGGGHAPDIIKACGFANVLPSSTNPTRPFTRNTIDEHLDMLMVCHHLDPSIAEDVAFAESRIRRETIAAEDILHDLGAFSMISSDSQAMGRVGEVIMRTWQTADKMKKQRGPLPGDGAGNDNFRAKRYIAKYTINPAITHGISHEVGSIEVGKWADLVLWRPAFFGIKPTLILKGGAIASSLMGDINGSIPTPQPVHYRPMFASFGSALHATSLTFISQAALAEGLPQTLGLKKQIGVVKGCRQVQKTDLIHNDYLPQIEVDPQTYQVKADGELLWCEPADVLPMAQRYFLF; encoded by the coding sequence ATGAAAATCAGCCGCCAAGCCTACGCCGACATGTTCGGCCCCACCGTCGGCGACAAGGTCCGCCTGGCCGATACCGAGCTGTGGATTGAAGTGGAACAGGACTTCACCACCTACGGCGAAGAAGTGAAGTTCGGCGGCGGCAAAGTTATCCGCGACGGCCAGGGCCAGGGCCAACTGCTGGCCGCCGACGTGGTCGACACGGTGATCACCAACGCGCTGATCATCGATCACTGGGGCATCGTCAAGGCCGACGTGGGCCTGAAGAACGGGCGTATCGCCGGGATCGGCAAGGCCGGCAACCCGGATATCCAGCCCGGCGTGACCCTGGCCATCGGCGCCAGCACCGAAGTGATTGCCGGCGAAGGCATGATCCTCACCGCCGGCGGCATCGACACCCATGTGCACTTCATCTGCCCGCAGCAGATCGAAGAAGCGCTGACCAGTGGCGTCACAACCATGATCGGCGGCGGCACCGGCCCCGCCACCGGTACCAATGCCACCACCTGCACCTCGGGCCCATGGCACCTGGCGCGCATGCTGCAGGCCAGCGATGCGTTCCCGATGAACATCGGTTTTACCGGCAAAGGCAACGCCAGCCTGCCTGAGCCTTTGATCGAACAGGTCAAGGCCGGGGCAATTGGCTTGAAGCTCCATGAAGACTGGGGCACCACCCCGGCAAGCATCGACAATTGCCTGAGCGTGGCCGACGAATACGATGTGCAAGTGGCGATCCACAGCGACACCCTCAACGAGTCCGGTTTTGTCGAAACCACCCTCGCCGCACTCAAGGGCCGCACCATCCACACCTACCACACCGAAGGCGCTGGCGGTGGGCATGCGCCGGACATCATCAAGGCCTGTGGCTTCGCCAACGTGCTGCCCAGCTCCACCAACCCGACCCGGCCATTCACCCGCAATACCATCGACGAGCACCTGGACATGTTGATGGTCTGCCATCACCTGGACCCGAGCATTGCCGAAGACGTGGCCTTCGCCGAAAGCCGCATCCGCCGCGAAACCATCGCCGCCGAAGATATCCTGCACGACCTTGGCGCATTCTCAATGATCAGCTCCGACAGCCAGGCCATGGGCCGTGTGGGCGAGGTGATCATGCGCACCTGGCAAACCGCCGACAAAATGAAAAAACAGCGCGGGCCGCTGCCGGGGGACGGGGCAGGCAACGATAATTTCCGCGCCAAGCGCTACATCGCCAAGTACACCATCAACCCGGCGATCACCCATGGCATCAGCCATGAAGTGGGTTCGATCGAGGTGGGCAAGTGGGCCGACCTGGTGCTGTGGCGCCCGGCGTTCTTCGGGATCAAGCCCACGTTGATTCTCAAGGGCGGGGCGATTGCTTCAAGCCTGATGGGCGATATCAACGGCTCGATCCCTACGCCACAGCCGGTCCACTACCGCCCGATGTTCGCCAGCTTCGGCAGCGCGCTGCACGCCACCAGCCTGACGTTTATCAGCCAGGCCGCGCTGGCCGAGGGCCTACCGCAAACCTTGGGCCTGAAGAAGCAGATCGGGGTGGTCAAGGGTTGCCGCCAGGTGCAGAAAACCGACCTGATCCACAACGACTACCTGCCGCAGATCGAGGTCGACCCGCAGACCTATCAGGTCAAGGCCGATGGCGAGTTGCTGTGGTGCGAACCGGCGGATGTTTTGCCGATGGCCCAGCGATACTTTCTATTCTGA
- a CDS encoding urease accessory protein UreD: MTVPAPTALFTPSWHAALELGYARFGAATRPVLRRHLGPLRVQKHLYAEGPEVCQHIIVHPPGGIAGGDRLDITAHLAEGAWAQLTSPGAAKWYRASGPAYQQVVLTVEAGATLEWLPQETIVFSAAQAELSTRINLEGDARLFYWDVVALGRPASGERFDRGHFQSHLDIRRDGQLLWHERQRIVGDDGLLDSPIGLDGQPVFATLLVSGEIDTELLEQCRALPHAVRGDLTQLPGLLVARCLASETLQARAWLIDLWRLLRPALLGREAIPPRIWNT; encoded by the coding sequence ATGACTGTTCCTGCCCCCACCGCCCTGTTCACCCCCAGCTGGCACGCTGCGCTGGAGTTGGGCTATGCGCGATTCGGCGCGGCCACGCGCCCGGTGCTGCGCCGCCACCTCGGCCCGCTGCGGGTGCAAAAGCACCTGTATGCCGAAGGCCCCGAGGTGTGCCAGCACATCATCGTGCACCCACCGGGCGGGATTGCCGGCGGGGATCGCCTGGATATCACCGCCCACCTGGCTGAGGGCGCGTGGGCGCAACTGACCAGCCCCGGCGCCGCCAAGTGGTATCGCGCCAGCGGGCCGGCCTACCAGCAGGTGGTATTGACGGTCGAGGCCGGCGCCACCCTGGAATGGTTGCCCCAGGAAACCATCGTGTTCAGCGCCGCCCAGGCCGAACTCAGCACCCGCATCAACCTCGAAGGCGACGCCCGGCTGTTCTACTGGGACGTGGTGGCGTTGGGGCGCCCGGCCAGCGGCGAGCGTTTTGACCGTGGGCACTTTCAGTCGCACCTGGATATCCGCCGCGACGGCCAGTTGCTGTGGCATGAGCGCCAACGCATTGTCGGCGACGACGGCCTGCTTGACTCGCCCATTGGCCTGGATGGCCAGCCGGTGTTTGCCACGTTGCTGGTGAGCGGTGAAATCGATACCGAACTGCTTGAACAATGCCGTGCGCTGCCCCATGCAGTGCGTGGCGACCTGACCCAATTGCCGGGTTTGCTGGTGGCGCGCTGCCTGGCCAGCGAGACCTTGCAGGCCAGGGCCTGGTTGATTGATTTATGGCGGCTGTTGCGCCCGGCGCTGCTGGGGCGTGAGGCCATACCACCAAGAATTTGGAACACCTGA
- a CDS encoding GNAT family N-acetyltransferase → MLLLRDAVHGDLPAIRDIYNDAVLNTTAIWNDQPVDLGNRQAWFSARQAQAYPILVVVEAEQVVGYASFGDWRPFDGFRHTVEHSVYVRNDQRGKGLGPLLMQALIERARACDKHVMVAAIESGNQASIRLHERMGFGITGQMAQVGTKFGRWLDLTFMQLMLNPGAQPPAVHKE, encoded by the coding sequence ATGCTCCTACTTCGTGACGCGGTGCACGGCGACCTGCCGGCGATCCGCGATATCTACAACGATGCCGTGCTCAACACCACGGCGATCTGGAACGACCAACCGGTGGACCTGGGCAATCGCCAGGCCTGGTTCAGTGCGCGCCAGGCGCAGGCTTATCCGATCCTGGTGGTGGTGGAGGCCGAGCAAGTGGTCGGTTATGCCTCGTTCGGCGACTGGCGGCCCTTCGACGGCTTTCGCCATACCGTCGAGCATTCGGTGTACGTGCGCAATGACCAGCGCGGCAAAGGCCTGGGCCCGCTGCTGATGCAGGCCCTGATCGAACGGGCCAGGGCCTGCGACAAGCACGTGATGGTCGCCGCCATCGAAAGCGGCAACCAAGCCTCGATCCGCCTGCATGAGCGCATGGGCTTTGGCATCACCGGGCAGATGGCCCAGGTGGGCACCAAGTTTGGTCGCTGGCTGGACCTGACCTTTATGCAACTGATGCTCAACCCTGGCGCCCAGCCGCCGGCGGTTCACAAGGAGTAA
- the urtC gene encoding urea ABC transporter permease subunit UrtC: MNQPLMLTAAQKAGPKVTIAVGAVILAVLLALPLLSLLPAESAFHVSAYTLTLVGKILCYAIVALALDLVWGYAGMLSLGHGLFFALGGYAMGMYLMRQAAGSELPAFMTFLSWTELPWYWVGTEHFLWALCLVVLAPGLLALVFGFFAFRSRIKGVYFSIMTQALTFAGMLLFFRNETGFGGNNGFTNFRSILGFGITEPGTRAVLFLATVLLLVGSLFIGWRLARSKFGRVLTALRDAENRLMFCGYDPRGFKLFVWVLSAVLCGLAGALYVPQVGIINPSEMSPTNSIEAAVWVALGGRGTLIGPLLGAGVVNGMKSWFTVAFPEYWLFFLGALFIIVTLYLPKGIIGLLKKRGEQ; this comes from the coding sequence ATGAACCAGCCATTGATGCTCACGGCCGCGCAAAAGGCCGGCCCCAAGGTGACAATTGCAGTGGGCGCGGTGATCCTCGCCGTGCTGCTGGCGTTGCCGCTGCTGTCGCTGTTGCCCGCAGAAAGCGCATTCCACGTCTCGGCCTACACCCTGACCCTGGTGGGCAAGATCCTCTGCTACGCCATCGTCGCCCTGGCCCTGGACCTGGTGTGGGGCTACGCCGGCATGTTGTCCCTGGGCCACGGCCTGTTCTTTGCCCTCGGCGGTTACGCGATGGGCATGTACCTGATGCGCCAGGCCGCCGGCAGCGAGTTGCCGGCGTTCATGACCTTCCTGTCGTGGACCGAACTGCCGTGGTATTGGGTCGGCACCGAGCACTTCCTCTGGGCCCTGTGCCTGGTGGTATTGGCGCCGGGCTTGCTCGCGCTGGTGTTCGGTTTCTTCGCCTTCCGCTCACGGATCAAGGGCGTGTATTTCTCGATCATGACCCAGGCCCTGACCTTTGCCGGGATGCTGTTGTTTTTCCGCAACGAGACCGGCTTTGGCGGCAATAACGGCTTTACCAACTTCCGCAGCATCCTGGGCTTTGGCATCACCGAACCCGGCACCCGCGCGGTGCTGTTCCTGGCCACGGTGCTGCTGTTGGTGGGCAGCCTGTTTATCGGCTGGCGCCTGGCCCGGAGCAAGTTCGGCCGCGTGCTGACAGCCCTGCGCGATGCAGAAAACCGCCTGATGTTCTGCGGCTACGACCCCCGTGGTTTCAAGCTGTTTGTCTGGGTGTTGAGCGCGGTGCTGTGCGGCCTGGCCGGGGCGCTGTACGTGCCGCAGGTGGGCATCATCAACCCCAGCGAAATGTCGCCGACCAACTCCATCGAAGCCGCCGTGTGGGTCGCCCTCGGCGGGCGCGGCACGCTGATTGGCCCGCTGCTGGGGGCCGGCGTGGTCAACGGCATGAAGAGCTGGTTCACCGTGGCCTTCCCTGAATACTGGCTGTTCTTCCTTGGTGCGTTGTTCATCATCGTCACCCTGTATCTGCCCAAGGGCATCATCGGCCTGTTGAAGAAAAGGGGCGAACAATGA